A window from Mycolicibacterium tokaiense encodes these proteins:
- the xylA gene encoding xylose isomerase, with protein sequence MTVLESGVARADELTPTPADKFSFGLWTVGWTGADPFGVATRPALDPVEAVERLAELGAYGLTFHDDDVIPFGSTESERSRILARLTGALEANGLAVPMVTTNLFTQPVFKDGGFTNNDRSVRRYALRKVLRNIDLAAELGAQTFVLWGGREGSEYDSAKDVQAALARYREAMDLLCEYVNDQNIGLRFAIEPKPNEPRGDILLPTVGHALAFIDTLAHPEMVGVNPETGHEQMSGLNFMHGIAQTLYSGKLFHIDLNGQRGIKFDQDLVFGHGDLGNAFALVDLLEHGGPDGGQAYDGPRHFDYKPSRTEDITGVWASAAANMRMYLLLRQRARAFRSDPAVIEALAAARVPELREPTLNAGESYTDLLADDSAYGQFDPEPYFGGKGGNFVALNQLAIEHLMGAR encoded by the coding sequence ATGACGGTTCTGGAGTCCGGCGTCGCGCGCGCCGACGAACTGACACCCACCCCCGCCGACAAATTCTCGTTCGGCCTGTGGACGGTGGGCTGGACGGGGGCCGATCCGTTCGGTGTCGCGACCCGCCCCGCACTGGACCCGGTCGAGGCCGTCGAGCGGCTCGCCGAGTTGGGGGCGTACGGGCTGACCTTCCACGACGACGACGTGATCCCGTTCGGCAGCACAGAGTCCGAGCGCAGCCGGATCCTGGCCCGGCTCACCGGGGCCCTGGAGGCCAATGGACTCGCGGTGCCGATGGTGACCACCAACCTGTTCACCCAGCCGGTGTTCAAGGACGGTGGCTTCACCAACAACGATCGGTCAGTGCGGCGCTACGCGCTGCGCAAGGTGCTGCGCAACATCGACCTGGCCGCCGAACTGGGCGCCCAGACCTTCGTCCTGTGGGGCGGCCGCGAGGGCAGCGAGTACGACAGCGCCAAAGACGTCCAGGCGGCGCTCGCCCGATACCGCGAGGCCATGGATCTGTTGTGCGAGTACGTGAACGACCAGAACATCGGCCTGCGTTTTGCCATCGAGCCCAAGCCCAACGAGCCGCGCGGCGACATCCTGTTGCCCACCGTCGGACATGCGCTGGCCTTCATCGACACCCTGGCCCATCCCGAGATGGTGGGCGTGAACCCGGAAACCGGGCACGAGCAGATGTCCGGGCTGAACTTCATGCACGGCATCGCGCAGACCCTCTACAGCGGCAAGCTCTTCCACATCGACCTCAATGGCCAACGGGGCATCAAGTTCGACCAGGACCTGGTGTTCGGCCACGGCGACCTGGGCAATGCATTCGCCCTGGTGGACCTGCTGGAGCACGGCGGCCCCGACGGGGGTCAGGCCTACGACGGGCCGCGACACTTCGACTACAAGCCCAGCCGCACCGAGGACATCACCGGGGTGTGGGCCTCGGCGGCAGCGAACATGCGGATGTATCTGCTGCTGCGGCAACGCGCGCGGGCCTTCCGATCGGACCCGGCCGTGATCGAGGCCCTGGCCGCCGCACGGGTGCCCGAACTGCGCGAGCCCACCCTGAATGCGGGCGAGTCGTACACCGACCTGCTGGCCGACGACTCGGCCTATGGGCAGTTCGATCCGGAGCCGTACTTCGGCGGCAAGGGCGGCAACTTCGTGGCGCTCAACCAGCTGGCGATCGAGCACCTGATGGGCGCCCGGTAG
- a CDS encoding TetR/AcrR family transcriptional regulator: MADPAPATENNEARRIQMLRAAAELICERGFSETRIADVAKRAGVSSALVIYYFGTRDRLLVDALRHSEESFYEAAESMLSEVSSLRERLSLLIRWTCVPQGDAPDEIPGAWGLWFDLWAQAFRHDEVKAGRIELDARWRQMIIDALESAESGERDPQVDPRMFALEFAALLDGLSIQVALEDPDVDSEVAYQIAMRFAERELDLAAEPRRRNRSGTLKAARRR; this comes from the coding sequence ATGGCAGATCCAGCACCGGCCACCGAGAACAACGAGGCACGGCGCATCCAGATGTTGCGGGCCGCAGCGGAGTTGATCTGTGAAAGGGGGTTCTCCGAGACCCGCATCGCCGACGTCGCCAAACGTGCCGGGGTGTCCTCGGCGCTGGTGATCTACTACTTCGGAACGCGGGACCGTCTGCTGGTGGATGCGCTACGCCACTCCGAGGAGTCGTTCTACGAAGCCGCCGAATCGATGCTGTCCGAGGTGAGCTCGCTGCGCGAGCGACTCTCACTGCTGATCCGCTGGACCTGCGTCCCCCAGGGTGACGCTCCGGACGAGATCCCGGGTGCATGGGGACTCTGGTTCGACCTGTGGGCACAGGCCTTCCGCCACGACGAGGTGAAAGCCGGCCGCATCGAACTCGACGCCCGGTGGCGGCAGATGATCATCGACGCCCTGGAATCAGCCGAATCCGGCGAGCGGGATCCCCAGGTGGACCCGCGGATGTTCGCCCTGGAGTTCGCAGCGCTGCTCGACGGGCTGTCCATCCAGGTGGCGCTGGAGGACCCCGACGTGGATTCGGAAGTGGCATACCAGATCGCCATGCGCTTCGCGGAGCGCGAGTTGGATCTGGCCGCAGAACCCAGACGGCGCAACCGATCCGGGACACTCAAGGCCGCACGTCGTCGCTAG
- a CDS encoding phytoene desaturase family protein produces the protein MSDNYDALVIGGGHNGLVSAAYLARAGARTLVLESRGSLGGAATTEAPWPEAPHLNVTRLSYVMSLMPPTIVRDLELERHGYKVHPMGPYYQAFPEGGSLIIYEDDPARTHEQLAKFSKKDADAWPKWNAWLEGIADVMGPLLTQVPPNIGSHKPADLLELAKLGWSQRGVSTRMVGDVTRLLTMSIADLLDDWFESPQIKGALAVNGVIGTWAGPYEPGTAYVMAHHSIGDVGDGQLGSWGYPEGGMGAVSAAIARSARAFGAEIRTDTAVSRLLVRNGRVQGAVIANGDEVRAPLVVTTLHPRTAFLDHIPRHELPDEFVSDIEHWKTRSGVVKINLALGELPDFTADPSTGQAEHHTGSVEMAPTMEYIEAAFQDARLGRPAALPFSDGVIPTTLDKTLNPDGTHIMSLFTQWVPADWSAAPHTEELDAYADRLIDQYDAVAPGFKSSILHRDIVGPYEMEQEYGLIGGNIFHGELSLEQLFHMRPAPGFADYRTPIAGLYNGSSATHAGGGVCGIPGWQAAKAALADRKRADRRARITALGRRS, from the coding sequence ATGTCCGACAATTACGACGCCCTGGTCATCGGCGGCGGCCACAACGGCCTGGTCTCGGCCGCCTACCTGGCCCGCGCGGGCGCGCGCACGCTGGTCCTGGAGAGCCGCGGATCACTCGGCGGAGCCGCCACCACCGAGGCACCGTGGCCGGAGGCCCCTCACCTGAATGTGACACGCCTGTCCTACGTCATGAGCCTGATGCCGCCCACCATCGTCCGCGACCTCGAACTGGAACGCCATGGCTACAAGGTCCACCCGATGGGGCCCTACTACCAGGCCTTCCCCGAGGGCGGCTCTCTGATCATCTACGAGGACGACCCCGCCCGTACCCATGAGCAACTGGCGAAGTTCTCCAAGAAAGACGCCGACGCCTGGCCGAAGTGGAACGCGTGGCTCGAGGGCATCGCCGACGTGATGGGTCCGCTGCTCACCCAGGTCCCACCGAACATCGGCTCACACAAGCCGGCAGATCTGCTGGAACTCGCCAAACTCGGGTGGAGCCAACGCGGAGTGTCCACCCGCATGGTGGGCGACGTCACCCGCCTGCTCACCATGAGCATTGCCGACCTGCTCGATGACTGGTTCGAATCTCCGCAGATCAAGGGCGCTCTGGCGGTCAACGGTGTCATCGGCACCTGGGCGGGTCCCTACGAGCCGGGCACGGCCTATGTGATGGCCCACCATTCGATCGGCGATGTGGGCGACGGTCAGCTGGGCAGCTGGGGCTACCCCGAGGGCGGCATGGGCGCAGTGTCGGCCGCCATCGCCCGCTCGGCACGCGCCTTCGGTGCCGAGATCCGCACCGACACAGCGGTTTCGCGACTACTCGTACGGAACGGCCGGGTACAGGGCGCGGTCATTGCCAACGGTGACGAGGTGCGCGCCCCACTGGTGGTCACCACCTTGCACCCGCGGACCGCCTTCCTGGACCACATTCCCCGGCACGAGCTGCCCGACGAGTTCGTCTCGGACATCGAGCACTGGAAGACCCGCAGCGGGGTGGTGAAGATCAATCTGGCGCTGGGGGAACTGCCGGACTTCACGGCGGACCCGAGCACCGGGCAGGCCGAGCACCACACCGGCTCGGTCGAGATGGCCCCCACCATGGAGTACATCGAAGCCGCGTTCCAGGACGCCCGGCTGGGTCGGCCCGCGGCGCTGCCCTTCAGCGATGGCGTCATCCCCACCACCCTGGACAAGACCCTCAATCCTGATGGCACACACATCATGTCGCTGTTCACCCAGTGGGTCCCGGCGGACTGGTCGGCCGCACCGCACACCGAGGAACTGGACGCCTATGCCGATCGGCTGATCGACCAGTACGACGCGGTGGCACCAGGATTCAAGAGTTCGATCCTGCACCGTGACATCGTGGGCCCGTACGAGATGGAACAGGAGTATGGGCTGATCGGCGGCAACATCTTCCATGGCGAACTCTCCCTCGAACAGTTGTTCCACATGCGCCCCGCACCCGGGTTCGCCGACTACCGCACGCCGATCGCCGGGCTGTACAACGGCAGTTCGGCCACCCATGCCGGCGGCGGAGTGTGCGGTATCCCCGGCTGGCAGGCGGCCAAAGCCGCGTTGGCCGATCGCAAACGGGCCGACAGGCGGGCCCGGATCACAGCTCTGGGACGCCGATCCTGA
- a CDS encoding HNH endonuclease signature motif containing protein, translating into MSTSATLSAAAGVTPVQRLEVLFAKIAELSGQRNAIDGRIVEIIAEINRDGLAGITGFRSVASLVAAKTGVSPNTAHTFTTIAQRAEQFPQCVAGMREGWLSVDQLGAVVDGAADGSDAHYAQFARYATVTQIRKAVRLEPPPAPKPEPEPAPEPEAPRSITTTHGPHSTTWHITLPTIEAAEFQAGLQSHHDKLVAEWKRAHAENLTETTPPFPTPVDGFLSLMRAGWDADAAARPHGQRTTVVIHVDVESRLANLHLGPVLADADRQYLLCDATCEVWFERDGQPIGAGRETRTINRRLRRALEHRDHGTCVVPGCGATRGLHAHHLIHWEDGGPTELDNLVLVCPYHHRLHHKRGITLTGPASRLVVTDATGRHLTNRSLARPPTTAPPQVAPHPGPGGARCDWWWYTPYQPPAAS; encoded by the coding sequence ATGTCCACGAGCGCAACACTTTCGGCCGCTGCCGGGGTTACTCCCGTGCAGCGGCTGGAGGTGTTGTTCGCCAAGATCGCGGAGCTCTCGGGGCAGCGCAACGCCATCGACGGGCGGATCGTGGAGATCATCGCCGAGATCAACCGCGACGGGCTGGCCGGCATCACCGGGTTCCGCTCCGTGGCCTCGCTGGTGGCCGCCAAAACCGGGGTCTCCCCCAACACCGCCCACACCTTCACCACGATCGCCCAACGCGCCGAACAGTTCCCGCAATGTGTCGCCGGGATGCGGGAGGGCTGGCTGTCGGTGGATCAGCTCGGCGCGGTGGTCGACGGCGCCGCCGACGGCTCCGACGCCCACTACGCCCAATTCGCCCGGTATGCCACGGTCACCCAGATCCGCAAAGCCGTCCGACTCGAACCCCCACCCGCACCCAAACCCGAACCGGAACCAGCACCGGAACCCGAAGCGCCGCGATCGATCACCACCACCCACGGCCCGCACTCGACCACCTGGCACATCACCCTGCCCACCATTGAGGCCGCCGAATTCCAGGCAGGACTGCAGTCCCATCACGACAAACTCGTCGCGGAGTGGAAACGCGCCCACGCCGAGAACCTCACCGAGACCACCCCACCGTTCCCCACCCCGGTGGACGGGTTCCTGAGCCTGATGCGCGCCGGCTGGGACGCCGACGCCGCGGCACGCCCGCACGGGCAGCGCACCACCGTGGTCATCCACGTCGATGTCGAATCGCGCCTCGCGAACCTGCATCTGGGCCCCGTCCTCGCCGACGCCGACCGGCAATACCTACTCTGTGATGCCACCTGCGAGGTGTGGTTCGAACGCGACGGCCAACCCATCGGCGCCGGACGGGAGACCCGTACCATCAACCGACGGCTACGCCGAGCCCTCGAGCACCGTGATCACGGCACCTGCGTGGTGCCCGGCTGCGGCGCCACCCGCGGCCTGCACGCCCACCACCTGATCCACTGGGAAGACGGCGGACCCACCGAACTCGACAATCTCGTCTTGGTGTGTCCCTATCACCATCGGCTGCACCACAAGCGGGGCATCACCTTGACCGGGCCGGCCAGCCGCCTGGTCGTCACCGACGCCACCGGCCGCCACCTCACCAACAGATCCCTGGCCCGGCCACCCACCACGGCGCCACCGCAAGTGGCTCCGCACCCCGGACCAGGCGGCGCCCGCTGCGACTGGTGGTGGTACACCCCCTACCAACCACCAGCGGCCAGTTGA
- a CDS encoding ABC transporter ATP-binding protein — translation MTGGDIRLHQLAKAFNGVPAVTGIDLAIPAGQFYSLLGASGCGKTTTLRMIAGFEKPDSGRIELDGRDVAGDPPHKRPVNTVFQTYALFPFMSVWDNVAFGLRYLKTSRDETRRRVGDALELVRMADFAKRRPAQLSGGQQQRVALARALVLRPKVLLLDEPLGALDAKLRKQLQLELRAVQREVGITFVYVTHDQEEALTMSDQIAVMAQGRVEQVGAPQEIYSSPATTYVAGFLGAANIFDAEVLESSGGSSVCAAVSTTLRCAGTDTGAVCPPGPAAIVIRPERITLLSADRSPASDQNVIAGVVREVVYLGASTQVLVDVGEPVDLVVEVPNHAGPRSVGVTPGAAVLCECSHDAVRVLTRSSAPLVPAPVDALALP, via the coding sequence GTGACCGGCGGCGACATCCGCCTGCATCAGCTGGCCAAGGCCTTCAACGGCGTGCCTGCGGTCACCGGGATCGACCTCGCCATCCCGGCCGGCCAGTTCTACTCGCTGCTGGGCGCGTCGGGGTGCGGCAAGACCACCACCCTGCGGATGATCGCCGGCTTCGAGAAACCCGACTCCGGCCGCATCGAGCTCGACGGCCGCGACGTGGCGGGCGACCCGCCGCACAAGCGCCCCGTCAACACCGTGTTCCAGACCTACGCTCTGTTCCCGTTCATGAGCGTGTGGGACAACGTCGCCTTCGGCCTGCGCTATCTGAAGACCTCCCGAGACGAAACCCGCCGCAGAGTCGGCGACGCCCTGGAGCTGGTCCGGATGGCCGACTTCGCCAAACGTCGACCCGCGCAGCTGTCCGGCGGCCAGCAGCAACGCGTCGCACTGGCCAGAGCGCTGGTGCTGCGACCGAAGGTGCTGCTGCTCGACGAACCGCTGGGTGCTCTGGATGCCAAGCTGCGCAAGCAGTTACAACTCGAACTGCGCGCCGTGCAGCGCGAGGTCGGCATCACTTTCGTATACGTGACGCACGATCAGGAAGAAGCGCTGACGATGAGCGACCAGATCGCGGTCATGGCGCAGGGCAGGGTGGAACAGGTGGGCGCACCGCAGGAGATCTACTCCTCCCCCGCCACCACGTATGTGGCCGGCTTTCTGGGGGCTGCCAACATCTTCGACGCCGAGGTGCTGGAATCGAGCGGCGGAAGCTCGGTGTGCGCCGCCGTGTCGACCACGCTGCGGTGCGCCGGCACCGATACCGGGGCGGTATGTCCCCCGGGGCCGGCGGCCATCGTCATCCGGCCCGAACGGATCACGCTGCTCAGTGCCGACCGCAGCCCAGCGTCGGATCAGAACGTGATCGCAGGTGTGGTCCGCGAGGTGGTCTATCTGGGCGCGTCCACGCAGGTATTGGTCGATGTCGGTGAGCCGGTGGACCTGGTGGTGGAGGTGCCCAATCACGCCGGCCCCCGGTCCGTCGGTGTCACTCCTGGCGCAGCGGTGCTGTGCGAGTGCAGTCACGACGCCGTCCGGGTGCTCACCCGCAGCTCCGCACCGTTGGTGCCCGCCCCGGTGGATGCCCTGGCATTGCCCTAG
- a CDS encoding ROK family transcriptional regulator translates to MDLTGERRATRVGTRTDDVRRRNLSSVLTLVHHHRSLSRAELTRRTGLSRSTVKDLVEELAARGLVVESPAPAVAQVGRPSPIVSPGNNVLAVAVTPEVDAITVGVVGLGGLVLDVLRHPTVGVPSGEETVKIAADLIDQIRGRLTREQMLTAVGVAVPGLVHGPGSAVQVSPNLDWHDVEIGQMLTTATGLACSAANDANVGAIAEHLFGRHGNADHLIYVNGGPSGIGAGFVVAGGLLQGVAGYAGELGHTFVGGGESCHCGSVGCLETEVTQAPLTRLLEELESAAEPSTHSDAELDVINRQARTLAIALGNAVNMLNPRLIVLGGFLRVFPAYAAGVLRDELARRSMGAPRDLVRVVPATLGAETLMIGAAELAFAPLLADPASV, encoded by the coding sequence ATGGATCTGACTGGAGAGCGCCGCGCCACCCGGGTAGGAACGAGGACCGACGACGTCCGCCGCCGCAACCTGTCCAGCGTCCTCACGCTGGTACACCACCACCGCTCGCTGAGCCGCGCCGAGCTGACACGGCGAACCGGCCTGTCCCGGTCGACGGTCAAGGACCTGGTGGAGGAGTTGGCAGCCCGGGGTCTGGTGGTCGAATCGCCCGCGCCCGCGGTAGCACAGGTGGGCAGGCCCAGTCCGATCGTCAGCCCAGGGAACAACGTCCTGGCAGTTGCCGTCACCCCCGAGGTCGACGCGATCACGGTCGGGGTGGTCGGTTTGGGCGGTCTGGTGCTCGACGTGCTGCGGCACCCGACGGTGGGTGTGCCCAGCGGCGAGGAGACGGTCAAGATCGCCGCTGACCTGATCGACCAGATCCGCGGGCGCCTGACCCGCGAGCAGATGCTGACGGCGGTCGGCGTTGCGGTGCCGGGGTTGGTGCACGGGCCGGGTTCTGCGGTGCAGGTGTCACCGAACCTCGACTGGCATGACGTCGAGATCGGTCAGATGCTCACCACGGCAACAGGATTGGCCTGCTCTGCGGCCAACGACGCAAACGTCGGCGCCATTGCCGAGCATCTGTTCGGCCGGCACGGCAACGCCGATCATCTGATCTACGTCAACGGCGGGCCCAGCGGTATCGGCGCGGGCTTCGTGGTGGCGGGCGGGCTGCTCCAAGGGGTGGCCGGATACGCGGGCGAGTTGGGCCACACCTTCGTCGGCGGCGGCGAATCGTGTCACTGCGGCAGCGTCGGCTGTCTCGAAACTGAGGTGACGCAGGCGCCGCTGACCCGGCTGTTGGAGGAGTTGGAGAGCGCCGCCGAGCCCAGCACCCACAGCGATGCCGAACTGGATGTGATCAATCGGCAGGCCCGCACCTTGGCCATCGCGCTGGGCAACGCGGTCAACATGCTCAACCCGCGACTGATCGTGCTGGGCGGCTTTCTGCGCGTGTTCCCGGCCTACGCGGCCGGGGTACTGCGCGACGAGTTGGCCCGCCGGAGCATGGGTGCGCCCCGCGACCTCGTGCGGGTGGTCCCCGCGACGCTGGGCGCCGAGACGCTGATGATCGGTGCCGCTGAGTTGGCGTTTGCTCCTCTGCTCGCCGACCCGGCGAGTGTGTAG
- a CDS encoding acetate--CoA ligase family protein yields the protein MLGARSVAVVGASARADSFGARMVTEARRGSARVHLVNPRYAAIGDLPCAPSLEELDETPDLVLLGVPDSAVANALESAVKVGAPSAVLFGSAHGESLRHQIVSLATEAQMAVCGAGCMGFINAISGVRALGYLEPDPLPVGGVGLITHSGSAFSTLLRARRGFGFRLAVSSGQELVTDTADYVEYALDDPGTELIALLLETPRSVPRLAAALHRAADNNIPVVILTVGGSPRGRAMVAAHSGALAGDTEGWAAFCAATGAIHVGDMAEFTDTIELFASGRRARFGTGIATVHDSGAERALCADVAHGVGVPFADLTEDTTAAIAECLDDGLTATNPLDVWGTGADTRTLFGECLQLMTDDPGVAVTALAVDLVTEYDGDTAYTDAVLDTAGRTDSPIAVLTSTPSAVDPAMASRLRGAGVPVLEGYRSGLSGLGHLMRWPLPRGRVDNPVDEERRECWRRRIDAGTIDGVALLADYGIPVANSRPASSPAAVLEAGDALGYPVVLKTVGTAHKSDVGGVVLGLADRAALAAAYAAMAASLGPAVTVEAMMPAGVEISVGVVRNPGFGPLVVVAAGGVLIELIGDRSVACPPLSRTAALRMLDRLRIRPQLDGWRGAEPVAIDRLVDVIIGFGCLAAELGDVLDAVEANPVIATADGAVAVDVLVVPRAQ from the coding sequence ATGCTGGGCGCCCGATCCGTCGCCGTGGTGGGCGCGAGCGCACGGGCAGACAGCTTCGGCGCCCGGATGGTCACCGAGGCCAGGCGCGGCTCGGCACGGGTTCACCTGGTCAACCCGCGGTACGCCGCCATCGGTGACCTGCCCTGTGCACCGTCGCTGGAGGAACTGGACGAAACCCCGGACCTGGTGCTGCTCGGCGTCCCCGATTCCGCTGTGGCCAACGCCCTGGAATCGGCGGTGAAGGTCGGCGCCCCGTCGGCCGTGCTGTTCGGTTCCGCGCACGGTGAGAGTCTGCGCCACCAGATCGTCAGCCTGGCCACCGAAGCACAGATGGCCGTGTGTGGCGCCGGCTGCATGGGTTTCATCAACGCCATCAGCGGAGTTCGCGCCCTCGGATACTTGGAGCCCGATCCTCTTCCCGTCGGCGGCGTTGGACTGATCACCCATTCCGGCTCGGCATTCTCGACGCTGCTGCGCGCGCGTCGCGGTTTCGGGTTCCGGTTGGCGGTGTCCTCCGGTCAGGAATTGGTGACCGACACCGCGGATTACGTCGAGTACGCTCTCGACGATCCGGGCACCGAACTCATTGCCCTGCTGCTCGAGACACCCAGGTCGGTTCCCCGGTTGGCCGCGGCGCTGCACCGGGCCGCAGACAACAACATCCCGGTCGTGATCCTCACCGTCGGCGGGTCTCCACGCGGGCGCGCGATGGTCGCCGCGCACTCCGGGGCGCTGGCCGGCGACACGGAGGGTTGGGCGGCGTTCTGCGCCGCCACCGGAGCCATACACGTCGGTGACATGGCTGAATTCACCGACACGATCGAGCTTTTCGCGTCGGGTAGGCGTGCCCGGTTCGGTACCGGGATCGCCACGGTGCACGACTCAGGCGCCGAACGGGCCCTGTGCGCCGACGTCGCGCACGGCGTCGGAGTCCCCTTCGCCGACCTGACCGAGGACACCACAGCTGCCATCGCCGAGTGCCTCGACGACGGGCTCACGGCCACCAACCCCCTCGATGTCTGGGGCACCGGCGCCGACACCCGCACCCTGTTCGGCGAATGCCTGCAGCTGATGACCGATGATCCCGGGGTGGCCGTCACCGCTCTGGCGGTGGACCTGGTGACCGAGTACGACGGCGACACGGCCTACACCGACGCGGTGCTGGATACCGCCGGGCGGACGGACTCACCGATAGCGGTGCTGACGTCGACCCCATCGGCGGTGGACCCGGCGATGGCCTCCCGTCTGCGCGGGGCCGGCGTACCGGTGCTCGAGGGCTATCGCAGCGGCCTGTCGGGCCTGGGGCATCTGATGCGTTGGCCACTCCCCCGGGGGCGCGTCGACAACCCCGTCGATGAGGAGCGCCGAGAGTGCTGGCGCCGGCGCATCGACGCCGGCACCATCGACGGGGTGGCGTTGCTGGCCGATTACGGGATCCCTGTGGCGAATTCGCGACCTGCCTCATCCCCGGCCGCGGTGCTGGAGGCCGGAGATGCACTCGGTTACCCGGTGGTGCTGAAGACCGTGGGGACTGCGCACAAGAGCGATGTCGGCGGTGTGGTTCTCGGGCTGGCTGACCGGGCGGCGCTGGCTGCAGCGTATGCGGCCATGGCGGCCTCGCTGGGGCCCGCGGTGACGGTGGAAGCCATGATGCCTGCGGGCGTGGAGATCTCCGTCGGCGTGGTGCGCAACCCGGGTTTCGGGCCGCTGGTGGTGGTGGCCGCCGGCGGGGTGCTGATCGAACTGATCGGCGACCGGTCGGTGGCCTGCCCGCCGCTGTCCCGCACGGCCGCTCTGCGCATGCTCGACCGCTTGCGGATCCGGCCGCAACTCGACGGTTGGCGCGGCGCCGAACCCGTGGCCATCGATCGATTGGTGGATGTGATCATCGGGTTCGGTTGTCTGGCTGCCGAACTCGGTGATGTACTTGATGCCGTTGAGGCCAATCCGGTGATCGCCACGGCCGATGGCGCGGTCGCCGTCGATGTGTTGGTGGTGCCGCGGGCGCAGTAG
- a CDS encoding aspartate aminotransferase family protein: protein MASSVVESPVTDSVDQLIAAEEQTFLRRQPGSTRLIAQAREHLAGGATSNWQIAQPQAVWMSHGAGSRVVDVDGTEYVDMHGGYGASIAGHAHPAIVEAVSRQVRRGTHFAQPTEDAIWIAGELARRFGLPLWRFANSGTEATMDAVHLARALTGRDLIIKVEGCYHGHHDSVQVSVLPEADEIGPRERPARVPGNSGIPAAVRELVIVVPFNDPDAVARALAEHDGEIAAMIVEPVMMNAGIIPPEPGYLAEIRQLVHRAGALLIFDEVKTGFTTGPGGVTAREGVVPDMVCLAKALGGGISVAAIGGTTAVMSAIADGRYEQVGTFNGNPLAMAATRATLTDVLNDDGYRHLDRLARRLQDSLESTITTYAAPWHVVTVGAKGCVTFRDERVREFRDFLQIDSRLGHLHWLIQHNGGVFLPPWGKVEQWLLSVQHDTGDVDRFSANFARFADAVHS, encoded by the coding sequence GTGGCTTCATCCGTGGTCGAGAGCCCGGTCACCGATTCGGTGGACCAGCTGATCGCAGCCGAGGAGCAGACCTTCTTGCGCCGCCAACCCGGCAGCACCCGGTTGATCGCCCAGGCCCGGGAACACCTGGCCGGCGGCGCCACCTCCAACTGGCAGATCGCCCAGCCCCAGGCGGTGTGGATGAGCCACGGTGCGGGATCGCGGGTTGTTGATGTCGACGGCACCGAGTACGTCGACATGCACGGTGGGTACGGCGCCTCGATCGCCGGCCACGCCCACCCGGCGATCGTGGAAGCCGTGAGCCGACAGGTCAGGCGGGGAACACATTTCGCCCAACCGACCGAAGACGCCATCTGGATCGCCGGCGAACTGGCGCGCCGGTTCGGCCTCCCCCTGTGGCGGTTCGCGAACTCCGGCACCGAGGCCACCATGGATGCGGTGCATCTGGCGCGTGCGCTGACCGGGCGCGACCTGATCATCAAGGTCGAAGGGTGTTATCACGGGCACCACGACTCGGTGCAGGTGTCGGTCCTGCCCGAGGCCGACGAGATCGGCCCCAGGGAACGGCCCGCCCGGGTGCCCGGCAACAGCGGAATTCCCGCCGCCGTCCGCGAACTCGTGATCGTCGTGCCGTTCAACGACCCAGATGCCGTGGCACGGGCGCTGGCCGAGCACGACGGCGAGATCGCCGCCATGATCGTCGAGCCGGTGATGATGAACGCCGGCATCATCCCGCCGGAGCCGGGCTATCTGGCGGAGATCCGGCAATTGGTGCACCGGGCCGGCGCGCTGCTGATCTTCGACGAGGTGAAGACGGGTTTCACCACCGGCCCCGGCGGGGTCACCGCGCGCGAGGGCGTGGTTCCGGACATGGTGTGCCTGGCCAAAGCGCTGGGCGGCGGCATCTCGGTGGCCGCCATCGGTGGTACCACCGCGGTGATGTCGGCCATCGCCGACGGCCGCTATGAACAGGTGGGCACCTTCAACGGCAACCCCTTGGCCATGGCCGCCACCAGGGCCACCCTGACCGATGTGCTCAACGACGACGGCTACCGCCACCTCGACCGACTGGCGCGCCGACTGCAGGACTCGCTCGAGTCCACCATCACCACGTACGCAGCACCGTGGCATGTGGTGACGGTGGGCGCCAAAGGGTGCGTGACGTTCCGCGACGAGCGCGTACGCGAATTCCGTGATTTCCTGCAGATCGACTCGAGACTGGGACATCTGCATTGGCTGATCCAGCACAACGGCGGAGTTTTTCTGCCCCCGTGGGGGAAGGTGGAGCAATGGCTGTTATCCGTTCAGCACGACACCGGCGACGTCGACCGGTTCTCAGCCAACTTCGCCCGGTTCGCGGACGCAGTGCACAGCTGA